The genomic interval TGAGCGCAAAATGGATTTGCGCCAGGGCATGCAGTTGCGCCTCCGGTTTCAGGTAAATCAGCAGATTGCGGCAGACCACCAGGTCGATCCGCGTGAAGGGCGGATCCGAAAGCAGGTTGTGGCGGGCGAACACCACGTGCCGCCGCAAAGCGGCATCCACCTGCCAGTTCTCGCCATTGGGCTGAAAGTAGCGCCGCAACAAAGGCTCCGGAATGCCATTGACCGCAGTACCTGCATAGCACCCCTGCGATGCATCGGCAAGCGCGCCGCAATGACAGTCGGTGGCAAACACCTTGATATTGCCGTTGAAGCCGAAGCGGCTGGCCGCATCCAGCGCCAGCATTGCCAAGGTGTAGGCTTCTTCACCGCTGGCGCAACCCGCTGACCAGATGCGCAGCTCGTCGGCAGCCTCGCGGCCGCGCAGCAGATCCGGCAGGATTTCATTGCTCAACAGGGCAAATACTGCCGGATCGCGGAAAAACTCGGTCACGTTGATCAGCAGATCATGAACCGCCGCTCGGCACTCGGCGATGCCATGCTGCCCATCCTTGAGCAAATCGAGATAGTGTTCCGGCGTCTCGACATTGCAGCAGGCCATGCGCCTGCGCAAGCGCCGCCCAAGCGTCGAAGCCTTGTAGCCGGAAAAGTCGATCCCGCAATGCCGCTGCAGCAGGCTGATCACTTCCGGCAAAGTGAGCAGCAAGTCCTGATCTGCCGCCCCCTCATCCCACTGGTTCAGCTCTTCAGTCGCGTTGTTCGATGCGTTCATGTACGGAATTCAGACAGGCGCTGCCAGATCGCAGCGCCGGATGGAAACCCACAAGGAAAATATCGATTGCATGATACCGCACAACTCGGCAGTCTCCCGCGCTTCCCAAGCCACATGAACGACAAGGCGAACAGCCAGATCCTGACTGTTCGCCTTGGCTTGCATCACCTTGCCTGGTGCGTTATCAGGCGCTGGCCTTTTCCACTTCGACGGCCGCGCCGCGCGGGGTGTGGTGGGCACTGCCGTAATACACGCGGAAATGCAGCTGGGTATAACCACCGGCCAGATGCAGTCCCTTGAGCGGCGCTTCGGTGACATCCTGGTTACCTTGCCAGTTCTTGAACTGCAGCGGCTCCCAGGCATGGTAGACGATGATTTCACCGGGTGCGGTCGATGGCGAGGACTTGACGTTGCACTCGAAGCTGGCGTTGTCGTTATAGACCTTGATGGTGTCGCCATCCTTGATGCCGCGCTTTTCCAGCTCCAGCGGATTCATCCAGGCCGCCGGCTGGCCGCGTTGCAGACGCAGCAGCAGCTTGACATCGCGCCAGATCGAATGGATCGACCAACGGTTGTGGCCGCCATACATGCGCAGCGGGAACTTGCTGGTGGCCAGCGGCGGCTCCTTGTGCGTGGGCAGCGCTTCCTTGCCCTCGATGAACCAGGGATGATCGATGTAGAACTGCTGCCGTCCGGTGATGGTCGGCCAGGCCACTTTCTTTTCGAGAAAATCGCGATGCGGCCAGTAGGTGTCCTTGCCGTCGTAGTCGCTGTAGTTCTGGTTGATCAGGTTCGGACGACCTGCAGCGATCACCGGTACCGCGCCGCGCTGCAGCGCCTCGCGGCCGCTGTTGCAATCAACGCTCGGGCTACCGGCAAAGATTGCATCCATCAAGCGTACCGGATCTTCCGGATCGGTCGGGTCGTATTTGCCGTTCGAAGTATATTTATCGTATATCTTGGTGACATCGAACTCCTTGTCGTTCAAACCGCGCACCATGGTGATGCCGCGCGCCTTGGCACGCTCGCCCACGGCACGCGCCAGCAGACCAAAGGTTTCCCAGTCGGACTTGGACTCGCCCAGCGGCTCGGTCGCCTTGTCGGAGCTGATGATGTAGGGCACGTAAGTCTGCGCGTATTTGATGCCGTACTTCTCGTAATAAGCCGCCACCGGCAATACGTAGTCGGCGAACATCGTCGAAGAGCTCATCTTGAAGGTCGCCGAAACCACCAGCTCGAATTTCGGCCAGAGCTTTTCCCGGGCGATCTGCGGACTCGGCCAGCGACGCAATGGATTGGCGCCGGTAAAGACATAGGCGCGGGGCTGGCGATCCTCTGGCGGATGCACCCGCGTCCAGCCCTTGTCGATGGATTCGCGCACATAGGAGCTGAGGTTGCGCGGCAGATGCGGATCCTGCAGGTGCGGTTTGTCCCACATCTCCTTGTAGCCGCCATGCACGTAGAGGAAGACCATGGTCGGAGTATGCCCCTCGCGATCGCTGTATTCGGTATACAGTTGCTCGTAATCACGCGGCGTCAGACCGCGGATGGCCTTGGGAATCAGCTTGACCAGATCTTCCATCGGCACGGTGCTGTCGGCCATGGCATCCATGCCGTCCATTCCCCACCAGGCCGCGATGCGCATGCCACCGCCGGGCTTGCCCTGGTTGCCGGTGAGATTCATCAGCAGGATGAAGGAGCGCTGGAACAGGTCGCTGTGATAGTGCTTGCAGGCGCCATAGGAGGCAATGATCATCGCGCTGGGCGCAGCCGCCATTTCACGGGCGAAGGTGCGGATCACATTCGGATGCAGGCCGGTAATCTTGGCAGCCTGCTCCGGCGTATGTTCGGTATCCAGACGCTCGCGAATCATGTCGAAAACGGTGACGCATTCGACCGTCGAGCCATCCAGCAGCTTGACGCTGCGCGTGCCCGACAGGGCCGGCTTGAGTTTGCCGAGTTTCAGGCTGCGGCCACCGTTGCCGTCGCCTTCGCAACCCGGCGCCATGACGATGGCGTTCTTGGCTTCATCCCACAGATAGAAAGCGTTATCCACGCCACCCTTGACGACATCGCTGGTGCGCAGAAAGCGCTGGTTATCCTTGCGCACGAGGAAAGGAAAGTCGGTCTGCTCAAGAACGTAATCCTTCTTGTAGAGATCCTCGGCAATCATCACCTGCGCGCAGGCCAGCCCCAGCGCCGCATCGGTTTCCGGCTTGACCTTGATCCAGCGGTCGGCATGCACCGTGCTGGCATTGAGGTCGGGCGAGACCACCACCAGCTTGGCACCGCGATAGCGTGCTTCATGCAGGAAGTGGGCATCGGGAATGCGGGTGTAATTCGGGTTGCCCAGCCAGATGACGATGTAATCTGAACGGAACCAGTCGTCGGACGTTCCTTCGCAGTTGAACGCGCCCCAGGTCTGGATCACGCCCAGCGGCATGTCGCCCACACCCGACCAGCCATCCAGGCGAGTCACCTGAAGAGCGGTGGAGAAACGGAAGTCGCCGGCCGTCTCGGGACCATAACCGGTATTCGACAGGTCATCGAAACAAATGGTCTCGGTGCCGTGCTCGACCGAGATGTCGATCAGCTTGTCGGCAATCTCGTTCAGCGCCTCATCCCAGGTGATGCGCTTCCACTTGCCCTCGCCGCGCTCACCGACGCGCTTCAACGGATACTTGACGCGCGTCTCGGACAACTGCAGGGTGGTATAACAGGCGCCCTTCTGGCAGCCGCGCGGATTCTGATCCGGAATACCCGGGCGCGGCGGCTCGTAAATGGTGTTCTGTTCCTCGCGCCAGGCGATGCCGTCGCGCACATACACGTCCCACGAACAGGCGGCGACGCAGTTGGCGCGAGTGTGGGTACCCTTCACCACCTTGTCCCACTTCCACTTCTCGCGCCAGATGTCGGAGTAGTCGTTGTATTTGACCTTCTTGGCCGGCACCAGGGGCGGCATGGTGATGCCCGGCTTGGGACCGGTCAGCTTGGG from Sterolibacterium denitrificans carries:
- a CDS encoding molybdopterin-dependent oxidoreductase translates to MQVSRRHFIVGTAAVAAGAGLYSLRPKLTGPKPGITMPPLVPAKKVKYNDYSDIWREKWKWDKVVKGTHTRANCVAACSWDVYVRDGIAWREEQNTIYEPPRPGIPDQNPRGCQKGACYTTLQLSETRVKYPLKRVGERGEGKWKRITWDEALNEIADKLIDISVEHGTETICFDDLSNTGYGPETAGDFRFSTALQVTRLDGWSGVGDMPLGVIQTWGAFNCEGTSDDWFRSDYIVIWLGNPNYTRIPDAHFLHEARYRGAKLVVVSPDLNASTVHADRWIKVKPETDAALGLACAQVMIAEDLYKKDYVLEQTDFPFLVRKDNQRFLRTSDVVKGGVDNAFYLWDEAKNAIVMAPGCEGDGNGGRSLKLGKLKPALSGTRSVKLLDGSTVECVTVFDMIRERLDTEHTPEQAAKITGLHPNVIRTFAREMAAAPSAMIIASYGACKHYHSDLFQRSFILLMNLTGNQGKPGGGMRIAAWWGMDGMDAMADSTVPMEDLVKLIPKAIRGLTPRDYEQLYTEYSDREGHTPTMVFLYVHGGYKEMWDKPHLQDPHLPRNLSSYVRESIDKGWTRVHPPEDRQPRAYVFTGANPLRRWPSPQIAREKLWPKFELVVSATFKMSSSTMFADYVLPVAAYYEKYGIKYAQTYVPYIISSDKATEPLGESKSDWETFGLLARAVGERAKARGITMVRGLNDKEFDVTKIYDKYTSNGKYDPTDPEDPVRLMDAIFAGSPSVDCNSGREALQRGAVPVIAAGRPNLINQNYSDYDGKDTYWPHRDFLEKKVAWPTITGRQQFYIDHPWFIEGKEALPTHKEPPLATSKFPLRMYGGHNRWSIHSIWRDVKLLLRLQRGQPAAWMNPLELEKRGIKDGDTIKVYNDNASFECNVKSSPSTAPGEIIVYHAWEPLQFKNWQGNQDVTEAPLKGLHLAGGYTQLHFRVYYGSAHHTPRGAAVEVEKASA